A single window of Cryptococcus tetragattii IND107 chromosome 4 map unlocalized Ctg04, whole genome shotgun sequence DNA harbors:
- a CDS encoding ATP-dependent RNA helicase HAS1: MSTKPHSTTNKRKRTSNAHDEAPAKRVPEASSSKVTLDNSQTASTTSTDAVLGARSAPGTAYERVPFSTLNLSPPTTAAIERMGFETMTEVQARTIPPLLAGKDVLGAARTGSGKTMAFLVPSVELLSTLRFKPVNGTGVIIVSPTRELALQIFGVAKELMQGHSQTFGVLMGGANRKAEADKLVKGVNLIVATPGRLLDHLQNTKGFVFKNLKALVIDEADRILEIGFEEEMKQIIKLLPSENRQSMLFSATQTTKVTDLARISLRPGPLYINVDETKEASTADMLEQGYVVCESDQRFMLLFTFLKKNLKKKVIVFFSSCNSVKYHAELLNYIDVPVLDLHGKQKQQKRTNTFFEFINAPTGILLCTDVAARGLDIPKVDWIIQFDPPDDPRDYIHRVGRTARAGKSGKSLLFLLPSELGFLRFLKVAKVPLNEYQFPQKKVADVQKQLESLISKNHYLNTSARDGYRSYLQAYASYSLKKIFDVNKLDLAKVGKAFGFSVPPKVNISVGSIKAKKSKDEDESSDDDGQPRKAYYRNRGRK, from the exons ATGTCCACAAAGCCTCACTCCACCACGAACAAGCGGAAGCGCACCTCAAATGCTCACGATGAGGCCCCCGCAAAGCGTGTCCCAGAggcatcctcctcaaaagtCACTCTCGACAACTCCCAGACTGCCTCTACCACTTCCACCGATGCGGTACTCGGCGCCAGGTCCGCTCCTGGCACTGCCTACGAGCGGgtccccttctccactctcAATCTTTCTCCCCCTACCACAGCTGCCATCGAGCGTATGGGTTTCGAGACAATGACAGAGGTTCAGGCCAGGACTATCCCGCCTTTGTTGGCTGGTAAGGATGTACTGGGTGCAGCGAGGACCGGCAGCGGAAAGACCATGGCATTCTTGGTTCCCAGCGTTGAGCTTCTGAGCACTTTAAGATTCAAGCCCGTCAATG GAACCGGTGTCATTATCGTCTCTCCTACGAGAGAACTCGCTCTCCAGATCTTCGGTGTTGCCAAGGAGCTCATGCAAGGCCACTCACAAACATTTGGTGTCCTCATGGGTGGTGCGAACCGTAAGGCAGAGGCCGACAAGCTGGTCAAGGGCGTCAACCTCATTGTTGCTACTCCCGGTAGACTCCTTGATCATTTGCAG AACACCAAAGGATTTGTTTTCAAGAACCTCAAGGCCCTTGTAATTGACGAGGCTGATCGAATCTTGGAAATTGGtttcgaagaagaaatgaaacAGATTATCaaactccttccttctg AAAATCGTCAATCAATGCTTTTCTCCGCTACTCAAACCACCAAGGTCACTGATCTCGCCCGTATCTCCCTTCGCCCAGGTCCCCTCTACATCAATGTCGATGAAACTAAGGAAGCTAGTACTGCAGACATGCTTGAACAGGGCTACGTCGTATGCGAGTCAGATCAAAGATTCATGCTCCTATTCACTTTCCTCAAGAAGAATttaaagaagaaggttatTGTCTTTTTCTCTAGCTGTAACTCTGTCAAGTACCATGCCGAACTATTAAATTATATTGATGTCCCCGTCTTGGACCTTCAT GGTAAACAAAAGCAACAGAAGCGTACAAACACTTTCTTTGAGTTCATCAATGCCCCCACTGGTATCCTCCTCTGCACCGACGTCGCTGCACGTGGTCTCGACATCCCCAAGGTTGACTGGATCATCCAGTTCGACCCGCCTGATGACCCCCGAGACTACATCCACCGTGTCGGCCGTACTGCACGTGCAGGCAAATCTGGAAagtctctccttttccttttgcctAGCGAGCTTGGCTTCCTTCGCTTCCTCAAGGTTGCCAAAGTTCCTCTCAACGAGTATCAGTTCCCTCAGAAAAAGGTTGCAGATGTGCAGAAGCAGCTCGAGAGCCTGATTTCCAAGAACCATTACCTCAACACGTCGGCGAGGGATGGATACAGGTCTTACCTTCAAGCCTATGCGTCTTACTCTCTTAAAAAGATCTTTGATGTTAACAAGCTCGACCTTGCCAAGGTTGGCAAGGCGTTCGGTTTCTCTGTGCCTCCAAAGGTCAACATCTCTGTGGGATCCAtcaaggcgaagaagagtaaagatgaggatgaaagcagtgatgatgatggtcaACCCAGAAAGGCCTACTATAGAAACCGGGGCAGGAAATGA
- a CDS encoding mRNA 3'-end-processing protein YTH1: protein MAAASNSAPLDPKLGRAADFVRPDFHQVNLDLENYLKTERNFKLDADQQICPLSITPLGCPLPPSQCPYRHTTPSQLNFKPPPPLPAHPREREKKLTVCKHYLRNLCKMGDNCEYTHDFNLRTMPECIWFVKQGKCELGGECLYFHPRDRRVECPDYNRGFCVLGPNCPRKHIRRRLCEAYAAGFCPDGRDCKLAHPFPNRPPPESYINPIPPDPEAFNGPPPQLPAGYGRWREYKYDPNAVVVPAAAWVEGGSLSGWRAGGFLSANARRDNQRNRDNDDEGGRGGGGERKGGWQKDLSTVLCFRCNQYGHFANNCPNQYVPGDRGGGRRRE from the exons ATGGCAGCAGCCTCGAATTCCGCACCATTAGATCCCAAGCTCGGACGAGCAGCAGATTTTGTTCGCCCTGATTTCCACCAAGTCAATCTCGACCTGGAAAACTACCTCAAAACTGAGCGCAACTTCAAGCTCGACGCAG ACCAACAAATATGTCCCCTGTCCATCACACCTCTAGGATGCCCCCTTCCGCCTTCACAATGTCCATATCGTCACACTACTCCCTCACAACTCAATTTCAaaccaccacctcctctcccgGCCCATCCTCGAGAGCgagaaaagaaactaaCGGTCTGCAAGCACTATCTTCGAAATCTCTGTAAAATGGGAGACAATTGCGAGTACACGCACGACTTTAACCTTCGCACGATGCCAGAGTGTATATGGTTTGTCAAACAAGGCAAATGTGAGCTGGGAGGAGAATGCCTGTATTTCCATCCCAGAGACAGAAGAGTCGAGTGTCCGGATTACAACCGAGGATTTTGCGTACTAGGCCCTAATTGTCCGAGGAAGCATATAAGGAGGAGACTGTGTGAGGCTTATGCTGCTGGATTTTGCCCTGATGGCAGGGACTGCAAATTAGCTCA TCCGTTTCCCAACCGACCGCCTCCAGAGTCATATATCAACCCTATCCCGCCTGACCCCGAAGCCTTTAATGGCCCACCACCCCAACTGCCTGCAGGCTATGGTCGTTGGCGGGAATACAAATATGATCCCAATGCGGTGGTTGTTCCTGCTGCGGCGTGGGTTGAAGGCGGAAGTTTGTCTGGTTGGCGAGCTGGAGGATTTCTGTCCGCGAatgcaagaagagataatCAGAGGAATAGagacaatgatgatgaaggtggacgcggtggtggaggagagaggaaaggtgGCTGGCAAAAAGACCTTAGCACGGTACTTTGCTTC AGGTGCAACCAGTATGGCCACTTTGCCAATAATTGTCCCAATCAATATGTGCCTGGAGACAGGGGAGGCGGTAGACGACGGGAATGA
- a CDS encoding threonine synthase → MAQEMRYFSTRGGKETLSFEDAVLTGLAPNGGLYIPTHIPALPKDWKTRWAGLSFPELSLEILSLFVPTSVIPSDDLRSIINTAYSSFRSPATTPIRQTGDKEYVLELWHGPTWAFKDVALQFLGELFRYFLERRNKGKTEDMEELTVVGATSGDTGSAAIYGLRSKPSITIFILYPDGRVSPIQEAQMATVPDANVYCVAVEDSDFDTCQSIVKTLFSDAEFNATHRLGAINSINWARILAQIVYYFSAYFQLPEEDRKDGAKLQFVVPTGNFGDILAGWYAKKLGLPMEQLVVATNENDILERFFRTGRYEADEAVQQDQTAETAAVNGSSDGQQAVSAVKATHSPAMDILLSSNFERLLYYLALETNGTEGSDEEKRFKAQEKLNGWMSALKEDGKVDLGEDVRQAACKDFWAERVSDGQTLEQIRKYYKREKYGPYVADPHTAVGLTAQERSAKKASPDTTWVTLSTAHPAKFSGAVELALSASEFPDFDFRRDVLPDELKKLEGLEKRVHRVKGEEGVRALIEKVKSTSHEKVDAEEGRGSL, encoded by the exons ATGGCCCAGGAAATGAGATACTTCTCCACACGAGGTGGCAAGGAGACCCTCTCCTTCGAGGAC GCCGTCTTGACCGGTCTCGCCCCAAACGGCGG TCTCTACATCCCCACCCACATCCCTGCCCTTCCCAAAGACTGGAAAACTAGGTGGGCTggtctttctttcccagaACTCTCCCTCGAaatcctctccctttttgTCCCCACCTCTGTCATTCCCTCCGACGACCTTCGgtccatcatcaacaccGCCTACAGTTCCTTCAGATCCCCGGCCACTACCCCTATTAGGCAGACCGGTGACAAGGAGTATGTCCTTGAACTCTGGCATGGTCCCACATGGGCTTTCAAGGACGTTGCACTTCAGTTCTTGGGAGAGTTGTTCAGGTACTttttggaaaggaggaacaagggcaagactgaggatatggaggaGTTGACCGTCGTCGGTGCTACTAGTGGTGACACTGGAAG TGCTGCCATCTACGGTCTCCGATCCAAGCCTTCCATCAccattttcatcctctaccCCGATGGCCGAGTGTCCCCTATCCAGGAGGCTCAGATGGCCACCGTCCCTGACGCCAACGTTTACTGTGTCGCCGTTGAGGATTCTGACTTTGACACTTGTCAAAGCATCGTCAAgaccctcttctccgatGCCGAGTTCAACGCTACTCACCGTCTCGGTGCCATCAACTCTATCAACTGGGCCCGTATCCTCGCTCAGATCGTCTACTACTTCTCCGCTTACTTCCAGCTCCCCGAAGAGGACAGGAAGGATGGTGCCAAGCTTCAATTCGTGGTACCTACTGGTAACTTTGGTGACATCCTTGCAGGCTGGTACGCCAAGAAGCTCGGTCTCCCCATGGAGCAACTCGTTGTCGCCACCAACGAGAACGACATTCTCGAGCGATTCTTCAGGACCGGAAGGTACGAGGCGGATGAAGCTGTGCAACAAGACCAGACTGCCGAGACCGCTGCTGTCAACGGCTCTAGCGATGGACAGCAGGCTGTCAGCGCCGTCAAGGCGACTCACTCTCCCGCTATGgacatcctcctctcttccaacttcgAGAGGCTGTTGTACTACCTTGCCCTTGAGACCAACGGCACTGAGGGATccgatgaggagaagaggttcaAGGCGCAGGAAAAATTGAACGGCTGGATGAGCGctttgaaggaagatggcaagGTTGACCTCGGAGAGGATGTCAGGCAGGCTGCCTGCAAGGACTTCTGGGCTGAGAGGGTGTCTGACGGTCAG ACCCTCGAACAGATTCGAAAGTACTACAAGCGTGAGAAGTACGGTCCTTATGTCGCTGATCCCCACACCGCCGTTGGTCTCACCGCTCAGGAGCGCTCTGCCAAAAAGGC CTCCCCCGATACCACCTGGGTCACTCTTTCCACTGCGCACCCCGCCAAGTTCTCTGGCGCCGTTGAGCTCGCCCTCTCAGCCTCTGAATTCCCCGACTTTGATTTCCGACGGGATGTGCTTCCAGACGAGCTCAAGAAGTTGGAGGGCCTTGAGAAGCGAGTTCACAGGGTCAAGGGTGAGGAAGGTGTGCGTGCGCTGATtgaaaaggtgaagagtACGAGCCATGAAAAGGTGGACGCCGAAGAGGGACGAGGGTCTCTTTGA
- a CDS encoding clampless protein 1 encodes MTTYLAPRVFSNKENSAVPSVVLNDIDAISLSLRTSLSGVTLAPKKKSAALGLGHAPKFTYRRHSNKPYNRSTSITRAKKAAVQAKGARPKVIARQSKTKPPPLKLTQGPEGERARLERLRKAVWNPPAPIPGQVKIPLKLPYPRFPPFEHIDNEDLKEIPVQYIFDRLVPFLPAIATINLAYRIYASIPHPDPKLLNKANLAFAIPEIVDGSKPHWAGKARGREPDLALAVVGKTGEGSKGNMVVAVNNLVFATQCAYWPRLMTASIPISAPKRPAPSESPVSASLPDIVETEEGDSDASISSSYSDGDSEVQRVDLPRLPRSVKDDKGFLHLPLVRLPIPSPSTFPIIHRHLHHPSRALIPDLLGLPEHCIIRSQILDAISGLSVQQLMDKLTTLHGVWQNFCSLGFGRPGSWQQLGEAWACVVGVIAGHGLLVAGQEEAEMQRTGRKRTAAEDVAWEWVRRQKAKEQQ; translated from the exons ATGACTACATATCTCGCCCCTCGAGTCTTCTCCAATAAAGAGAACTCTGCAGTACCCAGCGTCGTTCTCAACGACATCGAcgccatctctctttccttgcGTACCTCACTTTCCGGAGTTACTCTTGCGCCCAAAAAGAAGTCTGCTGCCCTTGGACTTGGCCATGCTCCCAAATTCACCTATCGTCGTCACTCTAACAAGCCTTACAACCGATCTACCTCCATCACCCGAGCCAAAAAGGCCGCTGTTCAAGCCAAGGGTGCCAGGCCCAAAGTTATCGCCAGGCAGAGCAAGACCAAGCCTCCGCCTTTAAAGCTGACTCAAGGACcagaaggggaaagggcGAGGTTGGAGAGGTTAAGAAAAGCCGTCTGGAACCCTCCTGCCCCGATCCCTGGTCAAGTAAAGATTCCTCTCAAGTTGCCTTATCCTAGATTCCCTCCTTTTGAGCACATTGATAATGAGGATCTGAAGGAAATC CCCGTTCAATACATCTTTGACCGCCTagttccttttcttcccgCCATTGCTACCATTAACCTTGCCTACCGAATTTATGcttccattcctcatcctgaCCCCAAACTCTTGAATAAGGCCAACCTCGCTTTTGCCATTCCAGAAATTGTCGACGGTAGCAAACCTCACTGGGCTGGGAAAGCACGAGGACGGGAGCCCGATTTGGCACTTGCTGTCGTTGGCAAAACTGGAGAAGGGTCCAAGGGTAATATGGTCGTTGCAGTCAATAACCTTGTTTTTGCCACTCAGTGCGCATACTGGCCTCGACTTATGACCGCTTCAATACCTATCTCTGCCCCCAAACGTCCTGCACCTTCAGAATCACCGGtctctgcttctcttcctgataTCGTTGAGACTGAAGAGGGTGATTCCGATGCTTCCATTTCATCGTCCTACTCTGACGGCGATTCAGAGGTCCAGCGCGTTGACCTCCCTAGGCTGCCAAGGTCGGTCAAGGACGATAAAGGTTTCctgcatcttcctcttgttcGACTTCCtattccatctccttcaacgTTCCCTATCATCCACCGacatctccaccaccctTCCCGGGCGCTTATTCCCGATCTCCTCGGCCTGCCTGAGCATTGCATCATTCGATCGCAAATCCTCGATGCCATCTCTGGTCTCTCGGTTCAACAGTTAATGGACAAGCTCACGACCTTGCACGGCGTTTGGCAGAACTTTTGCAGCCTAGGGTTTGGTCGACCGGGGTCTTGGCAGCAGCTGGGAGAGGCATGGGCATGTGTCGTTGGTGTAATCGCCGGTCACGGTCTGCTGGTTGCAGGACAAGAGGAGGCCGAGATGCAGCGTACTGGGCGAAAGAGGACGGCAGCGGAGGATGTTGCATGGGAGTGGGTAAGGCGAcagaaggcgaaggagcAGCAGTAG